The following coding sequences lie in one Pseudarthrobacter phenanthrenivorans Sphe3 genomic window:
- a CDS encoding glycosyltransferase family 4 protein: protein MRIAIVAESFLPLMNGVTHSILRVLDHLQDRGDDVLVIAPSTQDGDGGATVKGAEVHRLPAVPLAGYANVRVAMGGVYRVKRILADYAPDVVHLASPFVLGWRAAQAAHQLGIPTVAIYQTEVPGYAARYGVPFLENWAWNRVENIHLLASRTLAPSTFALNQLRGRGIPRVQMWRRGVDTARFSPERRDDGWRAAVAPGGRRIIGYVGRLAMEKQVEDLAALAAVPNSRLVIIGDGPQRAALEEALPDAVFTGFLGGEELARAVASFDLFVHPGEFETFCQTIQEAMASGVPVVATGRGGPLDLVENSRTGWLYEPGDLSAMRAHVLDLMGDDAKRRAFAAAAHASVQDRTWPALCRELVQHYHDVIAGTPASMGSSNTEGAAL, encoded by the coding sequence GTGAGGATCGCAATTGTTGCTGAATCATTCCTGCCACTGATGAACGGTGTCACGCACTCCATCCTGCGGGTGCTGGACCACCTCCAGGACCGGGGCGACGACGTCCTGGTCATTGCGCCCTCGACGCAGGACGGCGACGGGGGCGCCACCGTCAAGGGCGCCGAAGTGCACCGGTTGCCGGCAGTTCCGCTGGCCGGGTATGCCAACGTGCGGGTGGCGATGGGCGGTGTGTACCGGGTCAAGAGAATCCTTGCCGATTACGCGCCGGATGTAGTCCATCTTGCTTCGCCGTTCGTGCTGGGCTGGCGGGCGGCCCAGGCGGCGCACCAGCTGGGCATCCCCACCGTGGCCATCTACCAGACCGAAGTGCCCGGCTACGCGGCCCGCTACGGTGTCCCGTTCCTGGAAAACTGGGCCTGGAACCGGGTGGAGAACATCCATCTCCTCGCCTCGCGCACCCTTGCGCCCTCCACGTTCGCGCTGAACCAGTTGCGCGGCCGCGGCATTCCCCGGGTGCAGATGTGGCGGCGCGGCGTGGACACGGCCCGCTTTTCGCCGGAGAGGCGCGACGACGGGTGGCGGGCTGCCGTTGCCCCCGGCGGTCGGCGCATCATCGGCTACGTGGGCCGGCTGGCGATGGAGAAGCAGGTGGAGGACCTGGCCGCCCTGGCCGCGGTGCCCAACAGCAGGCTGGTGATCATCGGCGACGGACCGCAGCGGGCAGCCCTGGAGGAGGCCCTGCCGGATGCCGTGTTCACCGGGTTCCTGGGCGGTGAGGAGCTGGCACGCGCGGTGGCGTCCTTCGACCTCTTTGTCCATCCCGGAGAGTTCGAAACCTTCTGCCAGACCATCCAGGAGGCCATGGCCTCGGGGGTCCCGGTGGTGGCAACAGGCCGCGGCGGGCCGCTGGACCTGGTGGAGAACTCCAGGACGGGCTGGCTTTACGAGCCCGGGGACCTGTCCGCCATGCGCGCCCACGTGCTGGACCTCATGGGCGACGACGCCAAGCGCCGGGCGTTTGCCGCCGCGGCCCACGCTTCCGTACAGGACAGGACATGGCCGGCGCTGTGCCGGGAACTTGTGCAGCACTACCACGACGTCATTGCCGGCACGCCGGCGTCCATGGGCTCAAGCAACACCGAAGGAGCAGCACTGTGA
- a CDS encoding cell division protein PerM — MKLRADQTGDRGLPMPLWLQGAVETAQAAIISALVVIAPIVAVWATAGFHDSAFDVLARLAGQAWLLVHGVPLQLAATGSTAAAHGGSGALSLIPLGLTLLPFLLAWRAGRRLARASYTDQLWQALLGSWVVYAAFGTATGFVCRTPDVGINPWHAMFIPLIPYALGMVVGARREAGSWSRLIGVDAVDWISRTSQHSRWAGSYLGSAAKAGFVAAVSALALAAVLLAVDLFIHWNLVVAVYEALDAGAVGGAALTIAQLGFLPNLAVFALAWTSGAGFSMGVGSQVGPLGTAVGPLPSIPVLAAIPSGPLDYAFVALVVPVLAGVLAGWWFLREGENHFDEWLSIKIRARWFTASVSTLVLGALTGLAAGLLAYALAWLARGSAGIGRLTEIGPDPFWTGVWLAAEVGAGVVIGYAAGPWLEREHAEKEAEAQLVS, encoded by the coding sequence ATGAAACTGCGTGCTGATCAGACCGGAGACCGCGGCCTTCCCATGCCCTTGTGGCTGCAGGGCGCCGTTGAAACAGCGCAGGCTGCCATCATTTCGGCACTGGTTGTGATCGCCCCGATTGTGGCCGTGTGGGCGACCGCCGGCTTCCATGACAGTGCCTTCGACGTCCTGGCCCGCCTGGCGGGGCAGGCGTGGCTGCTGGTGCACGGTGTGCCGTTGCAACTGGCCGCCACAGGGTCCACTGCGGCAGCCCATGGCGGCTCCGGCGCGCTGTCCCTCATTCCGCTGGGCCTGACCCTGCTGCCGTTCCTCCTGGCCTGGCGCGCCGGCCGCCGGCTGGCGCGGGCCTCCTATACGGACCAGCTGTGGCAGGCGCTGCTGGGCTCCTGGGTTGTCTACGCCGCCTTCGGAACGGCCACGGGGTTTGTGTGCCGTACCCCGGATGTGGGCATCAACCCCTGGCATGCCATGTTCATCCCGCTTATTCCCTACGCTCTGGGCATGGTGGTGGGTGCGCGGCGGGAGGCCGGTTCCTGGAGCCGGCTTATCGGCGTGGACGCCGTCGACTGGATTTCCCGTACCAGCCAGCACTCCCGCTGGGCCGGCTCCTACCTTGGGTCAGCCGCGAAGGCCGGGTTCGTGGCGGCCGTGTCGGCACTGGCCCTGGCGGCGGTGCTGCTGGCTGTGGACCTCTTCATCCACTGGAACCTGGTGGTCGCCGTCTATGAGGCGCTCGACGCCGGTGCTGTGGGAGGCGCGGCCCTCACCATCGCGCAGCTTGGGTTCCTGCCCAACCTGGCCGTCTTCGCCCTGGCGTGGACCTCCGGCGCAGGTTTTTCCATGGGCGTCGGTTCGCAGGTGGGGCCGCTCGGCACCGCCGTGGGGCCGCTGCCCTCCATTCCGGTGCTGGCCGCCATTCCCTCCGGTCCGCTTGATTACGCCTTCGTTGCACTGGTGGTCCCCGTGCTTGCCGGGGTCCTGGCAGGCTGGTGGTTCCTGCGCGAAGGTGAAAACCACTTTGACGAATGGCTCTCGATCAAGATCCGCGCACGCTGGTTCACAGCCTCCGTCTCCACACTGGTGCTGGGGGCGCTGACCGGCCTGGCGGCCGGACTGCTGGCCTATGCGCTGGCCTGGCTGGCCCGTGGCTCGGCCGGGATCGGGCGGCTGACGGAGATTGGGCCTGACCCGTTCTGGACGGGAGTCTGGCTGGCCGCGGAGGTGGGTGCCGGCGTCGTGATCGGTTACGCGGCCGGACCGTGGCTGGAACGCGAACACGCGGAAAAGGAAGCGGAAGCCCAGCTGGTGTCCTAG
- a CDS encoding trypsin-like serine peptidase — MTRTRSLASGLLTLSAAAVLALTTAGGATAAPAEEKDKNASVTSAVLDAAGVAEYWTADRMRSAIPGDVLAGKALERGNRSSSAIVEKGKNSQVKATKGRPTIAQSEVPVSHIGKVFFTLGGSNYVCSGNAVSSTNGSTVSTAGHCLNEGPGAFATKFIFVPAYENGSAPYGQWTAKSLHAPTQWSGSGDMAYDTGFAVMNRDASNRTLTEVVGGSGVAFNQPRGLAYKSFGYPAASPFNGETLKSCTGTATNDPNNPQFGTQGIPCDMTGGSSGGPWFIGTDSSGLQNSVNSYGYNRSAVMYGPFWGSVIQQTYDVASAS, encoded by the coding sequence ATGACACGCACCAGGTCTCTGGCTTCCGGTCTTCTGACCCTCTCGGCCGCTGCCGTTCTGGCACTCACCACTGCAGGCGGGGCCACCGCAGCACCGGCGGAAGAGAAGGATAAGAACGCTTCCGTCACCAGCGCAGTCCTGGATGCGGCCGGCGTTGCCGAGTACTGGACGGCCGACAGGATGCGCAGTGCCATCCCGGGCGACGTCCTCGCCGGAAAGGCACTGGAACGCGGCAACCGTTCCAGTTCCGCCATCGTGGAAAAAGGCAAGAACAGCCAGGTCAAGGCTACCAAGGGCAGGCCCACCATTGCCCAGAGTGAGGTTCCCGTCAGCCACATCGGCAAGGTCTTCTTCACGCTGGGCGGCTCCAACTACGTCTGCTCCGGCAATGCCGTGTCCTCAACCAACGGAAGCACCGTCTCTACGGCCGGGCATTGCCTGAACGAGGGTCCCGGGGCTTTCGCCACCAAGTTCATTTTTGTCCCGGCTTATGAAAACGGCTCCGCACCCTACGGCCAGTGGACGGCCAAGTCCCTGCACGCCCCCACCCAGTGGAGCGGCAGCGGCGACATGGCCTACGACACCGGCTTCGCCGTGATGAACCGCGACGCCAGCAACCGGACACTGACCGAGGTTGTGGGCGGTTCCGGCGTAGCCTTCAACCAGCCGCGGGGCCTGGCCTACAAGTCCTTCGGGTACCCCGCCGCCTCCCCCTTCAATGGAGAGACGCTCAAGAGCTGCACGGGGACGGCCACGAACGATCCCAATAACCCGCAGTTTGGAACCCAGGGCATCCCCTGTGACATGACCGGTGGTTCCTCCGGCGGCCCTTGGTTCATCGGCACCGATTCCTCAGGCCTCCAGAACTCCGTCAACAGCTACGGCTACAACCGCTCGGCTGTGATGTACGGCCCGTTCTGGGGATCCGTCATCCAGCAGACCTACGACGTTGCCTCAGCATCCTAA
- the purH gene encoding bifunctional phosphoribosylaminoimidazolecarboxamide formyltransferase/IMP cyclohydrolase, with product MSFTQHERVSIDRVPIRRALISVYDKTGLEELAQGLHAAGVKLVSTGSTAKKIAAAGIPVQEVEEVTGSPEMLDGRVKTLHPRVHGGILADRRVPAHMETLTKMEIEPFDLVVVNLYPFVETVKSGAAQDDVVEQIDIGGPAMVRSAAKNHAAVAIVVDPSFYGQVVTAAAEGGFDLKTRRRLAAKAFAHTASYDNAVATWTASQFLDEDGDGVIDWPAYAGLSLERSEVLRYGENPHQQAALYVDKAAPVGIAQADQLHGKAMSYNNFVDADAALRAAYDFSEPAVAIIKHANPCGVAVGSEDAADPIADAHAKAHACDPVSAFGGVIAANRTVTAGMANTVKDIFTEVVIAPGFEPEAVEILSKKKNIRLLALPEGYGRYPTEFRQVSGGMLVQVADKVDADGDNPANWTLAAGEAADEKTLADLAFAWTACRAAKSNAILLAQDGAAVGIGMGQVNRLDSCRLAVERANTLGVTVESDVEGAGGASNADASGAPQRARGAVAASDAFFPFADGLQILIDAGVRAVVQPGGSVRDEEVIAAANAAGITMYFTGARHFFH from the coding sequence GTGAGCTTCACGCAGCATGAGCGCGTATCCATTGACCGTGTTCCCATCCGCCGGGCGCTGATCTCGGTTTACGACAAGACCGGTCTGGAGGAGCTCGCCCAGGGCCTGCACGCAGCGGGAGTGAAACTGGTCTCCACCGGGTCCACCGCCAAGAAGATCGCCGCCGCCGGCATTCCGGTCCAGGAAGTCGAGGAAGTCACCGGCTCGCCGGAGATGCTGGACGGCCGCGTCAAGACGCTGCACCCCCGCGTCCATGGCGGCATCCTCGCAGACCGCCGCGTCCCAGCGCACATGGAGACGCTCACCAAAATGGAGATCGAGCCCTTCGACCTGGTGGTGGTGAACCTCTACCCGTTCGTCGAGACCGTCAAGTCCGGCGCGGCCCAGGATGACGTCGTGGAGCAGATCGACATCGGAGGCCCCGCAATGGTGCGCTCCGCCGCGAAGAACCACGCCGCCGTCGCCATTGTGGTGGACCCGTCCTTCTACGGCCAGGTGGTCACCGCCGCGGCCGAGGGCGGCTTCGATTTGAAGACACGACGGCGGCTGGCTGCCAAGGCGTTCGCCCACACCGCGTCCTACGACAACGCGGTGGCCACCTGGACCGCCAGCCAGTTCCTGGATGAAGACGGCGATGGCGTCATCGACTGGCCCGCCTACGCCGGCCTTTCACTGGAGCGGTCCGAGGTGCTGCGCTACGGCGAGAACCCCCACCAGCAGGCCGCACTGTACGTGGATAAGGCAGCTCCCGTGGGCATCGCCCAGGCGGACCAGCTGCATGGGAAGGCCATGAGCTACAACAACTTCGTGGACGCCGACGCCGCACTCCGCGCCGCCTACGACTTCAGCGAGCCGGCCGTGGCGATCATCAAGCACGCCAACCCGTGCGGCGTGGCCGTCGGTTCCGAGGATGCGGCCGATCCCATCGCCGACGCCCATGCCAAGGCCCACGCCTGCGATCCCGTTTCCGCGTTCGGCGGCGTCATTGCCGCCAACCGTACGGTCACTGCCGGCATGGCGAACACCGTCAAGGACATCTTCACCGAGGTGGTCATCGCCCCGGGCTTCGAGCCGGAGGCCGTGGAGATCCTGTCCAAGAAGAAGAACATCCGCCTGCTCGCCCTGCCTGAGGGCTACGGGCGCTACCCCACGGAGTTCCGCCAGGTGTCCGGCGGCATGCTGGTGCAGGTGGCGGACAAGGTCGATGCCGACGGCGACAACCCCGCCAACTGGACGCTCGCTGCCGGTGAGGCTGCCGACGAGAAGACGCTCGCGGACCTCGCCTTCGCCTGGACCGCCTGCCGCGCCGCCAAGTCCAACGCGATCCTCCTTGCACAGGACGGCGCCGCCGTCGGCATTGGCATGGGCCAGGTCAACCGCCTCGATTCCTGCCGCCTGGCAGTAGAACGGGCCAACACGCTGGGCGTCACGGTGGAGTCCGACGTCGAAGGTGCTGGCGGTGCCAGCAACGCCGACGCGAGCGGGGCACCCCAGCGGGCCCGTGGCGCAGTGGCTGCTTCCGACGCCTTCTTCCCGTTTGCCGACGGCCTGCAGATCCTGATCGACGCCGGCGTGCGCGCCGTGGTCCAGCCCGGCGGTTCCGTCCGGGACGAGGAAGTCATCGCAGCGGCCAACGCTGCAGGGATCACCATGTACTTCACCGGCGCCCGCCACTTCTTCCACTGA
- the purN gene encoding phosphoribosylglycinamide formyltransferase yields the protein MRIVVLVSGTGSNLQAVIDAVKAGELDVDIAAVGADRPGTYGVERSAAAGIPTFVVDFKAYPDRAQWNAALTEAVAAFEPDVVVSSGFMRIVSPEFIDAFGGKYLNTHPALLPAFPGAHGVRDAMAYGVKVTGCTVHWADAGVDTGPIIAQEAVAVEDTDTEETLHERIKVVERRLLVSTLASLAAAHRSGLPA from the coding sequence ATGCGCATCGTGGTCCTCGTCTCCGGAACCGGCTCCAACCTCCAGGCCGTCATCGACGCCGTGAAGGCAGGGGAACTGGATGTGGACATCGCTGCCGTGGGTGCGGACCGGCCGGGCACCTACGGGGTGGAACGCTCGGCAGCGGCAGGCATCCCCACGTTCGTGGTGGACTTCAAGGCGTACCCGGACCGGGCCCAGTGGAACGCGGCGCTGACCGAGGCCGTTGCCGCCTTCGAGCCGGATGTCGTGGTCTCCTCGGGCTTCATGCGGATCGTGAGCCCGGAATTCATCGACGCTTTTGGCGGCAAGTACCTGAACACCCACCCCGCCCTGCTGCCGGCGTTTCCCGGTGCCCATGGGGTACGGGATGCGATGGCCTACGGCGTGAAGGTCACCGGCTGCACTGTGCACTGGGCGGACGCCGGCGTGGACACCGGCCCCATCATCGCCCAGGAAGCCGTGGCGGTCGAGGACACCGATACCGAGGAGACCCTTCACGAGCGGATCAAGGTGGTGGAGCGGCGGTTGCTGGTATCCACCCTGGCCTCCCTCGCCGCCGCCCACCGCTCTGGCCTCCCCGCCTAA
- a CDS encoding endonuclease domain-containing protein: MSIEELTVVADHLLRVPRPDFEGRSEPYATREDLDDMLDRHKGTPGIRKARVALERARVGSDSAQETKLRLALEDASLPEPLLNVRTDLGAGVVRQPDLSYPEQKVAVEYDGEGHSEAAQVVRDIARDEDFFRAGWLLVRISKRHMEREGRSAVAKVRSALLSRGWYPNREN; the protein is encoded by the coding sequence ATGAGCATCGAAGAGTTGACCGTGGTTGCCGACCACCTCCTGCGGGTCCCGCGGCCCGACTTCGAAGGCAGATCGGAGCCCTATGCAACCCGGGAGGATCTCGATGACATGCTTGACCGGCATAAGGGAACGCCCGGTATCAGGAAGGCACGGGTTGCCCTGGAGCGGGCACGGGTGGGCTCGGATTCCGCGCAGGAAACCAAGCTGCGGCTTGCACTGGAGGACGCGAGCCTGCCCGAACCCCTACTGAACGTGCGCACGGACCTGGGCGCCGGCGTCGTACGTCAGCCCGACTTGAGCTACCCGGAACAGAAAGTGGCAGTGGAGTATGACGGCGAGGGACACTCGGAGGCTGCGCAGGTTGTCCGTGATATTGCCCGCGATGAGGATTTTTTCCGGGCAGGCTGGCTGCTCGTGAGGATTTCGAAGCGCCACATGGAGAGGGAGGGCCGGTCGGCGGTGGCCAAGGTCCGTTCAGCGCTCCTGAGTCGGGGCTGGTACCCCAACAGAGAAAACTAG
- a CDS encoding MFS transporter, translated as MNTYTTVPSGEQVVQELPWRWKVQGRIFLIGGLGFMFDAWDVTLNGILIPLLSTHWALTPGEVAWVGTSNLIGMALGAFVWGTIADTIGRKKAFTATLLIFSLFTVLGAFSPDFIWFCVFRFMAGFGLGGCIPVDYALVGEFTPRKQRGKVLTAMDGWWPIGAALAGFVSAALVALFGDWRLTMLVMVLPALLVFWVRRSVPESPLFLIRKGRREEAAKVIDGLVAATGAEPRAYSLPDAQEVPRLSAGSAWTQLRSVWQFNWKITTAAWALFFSILLVYYLSLTWMPRILIGAGFAEYKAFVTTASMAAVGLLGVIVAALLVERVGRKWILAITGPLSALTLVIVAFVVDIPTAAVFWLLVFGFVVQVAIPVLYAYVSELYPTELRGTGFGWASTFSRLGAGFGPLIFANYFWPELGLATSFALAGGLVLLAVLWMAFFSPETKQRRLE; from the coding sequence ATGAATACTTACACCACTGTGCCGAGCGGCGAACAGGTGGTCCAGGAACTGCCCTGGCGATGGAAAGTCCAGGGCAGGATCTTTTTGATCGGCGGCCTCGGCTTCATGTTCGACGCTTGGGATGTGACCCTGAACGGGATCCTGATTCCCCTGCTGTCCACGCACTGGGCGCTGACCCCGGGTGAAGTCGCGTGGGTGGGTACGTCCAACCTGATCGGCATGGCCCTGGGCGCGTTCGTGTGGGGCACTATCGCGGACACCATCGGGCGCAAGAAGGCCTTCACCGCAACACTCCTGATCTTTTCCCTGTTCACCGTGCTGGGCGCCTTCTCCCCCGACTTCATCTGGTTCTGCGTGTTCCGGTTCATGGCCGGGTTCGGGCTGGGCGGCTGCATCCCGGTGGATTATGCGCTGGTGGGCGAGTTCACGCCGCGGAAGCAGCGCGGCAAGGTCCTCACTGCGATGGACGGCTGGTGGCCCATCGGTGCAGCATTGGCCGGCTTTGTCTCCGCCGCCCTGGTGGCCCTGTTCGGAGACTGGCGGTTGACCATGCTGGTGATGGTCCTGCCAGCCCTGCTGGTGTTCTGGGTCCGGCGGAGCGTTCCGGAGTCCCCGCTGTTCCTGATCAGGAAGGGCCGGCGGGAGGAAGCCGCCAAGGTCATTGACGGGCTGGTGGCCGCCACCGGTGCGGAGCCCCGCGCCTACAGCCTCCCCGACGCCCAGGAGGTGCCCAGGTTGTCTGCCGGCAGCGCCTGGACCCAGCTCCGCTCTGTGTGGCAGTTCAACTGGAAGATCACGACGGCAGCGTGGGCCCTGTTCTTCAGCATCCTGCTGGTCTACTACCTGTCCCTTACCTGGATGCCCCGGATCCTGATTGGGGCCGGCTTTGCCGAGTACAAGGCATTCGTCACCACGGCGTCCATGGCCGCCGTCGGGCTTCTCGGCGTCATCGTGGCCGCCCTGCTGGTGGAGCGCGTGGGCCGCAAATGGATCCTGGCCATTACCGGGCCGCTCTCCGCGCTGACCCTGGTGATCGTGGCGTTCGTGGTGGACATCCCCACGGCCGCGGTGTTCTGGCTGCTTGTGTTCGGGTTTGTGGTGCAGGTGGCCATCCCGGTGCTCTACGCCTACGTGTCCGAGCTCTACCCGACGGAGCTGCGCGGCACCGGCTTCGGCTGGGCGTCCACGTTCTCGCGGCTGGGGGCCGGCTTTGGCCCGCTCATTTTCGCGAACTACTTCTGGCCGGAGCTCGGCCTGGCCACGTCCTTCGCCCTGGCCGGCGGACTGGTGCTGCTCGCCGTGCTGTGGATGGCGTTCTTCTCCCCCGAGACCAAACAGCGCCGCCTCGAGTAA
- a CDS encoding DUF4383 domain-containing protein yields the protein MTTASPHAHGVHFGRADVQNVGIGVGIVLMLVGLLGFIPGVTIEYSELRFFGPDSQAMLFGVFQVSMLLNIVQVAIGATGWAMSRSEHGARNFLLGAGALYIVLAIFGLSVGVDSAANFLALNMLDNWTHLGLGIVMILAGWLFSRNMASDRT from the coding sequence ATGACTACTGCATCCCCACATGCCCACGGCGTCCATTTTGGCCGGGCAGATGTCCAGAACGTGGGCATCGGAGTGGGAATTGTTCTAATGCTGGTGGGCCTGCTGGGCTTCATCCCGGGCGTCACCATCGAATACAGCGAACTGAGGTTCTTCGGACCGGATTCGCAAGCCATGCTCTTTGGCGTGTTCCAGGTGTCCATGCTGCTGAACATCGTGCAGGTGGCCATCGGCGCGACCGGATGGGCGATGTCGCGCAGCGAGCATGGGGCGCGTAATTTCCTGCTGGGCGCAGGTGCGCTGTATATCGTCCTCGCCATTTTCGGGCTCAGTGTCGGAGTCGATTCGGCGGCCAACTTCCTGGCCCTGAATATGCTGGACAACTGGACCCATCTTGGCCTGGGCATCGTCATGATCCTGGCCGGCTGGCTGTTCTCGAGGAATATGGCCTCCGACAGGACCTAG
- a CDS encoding DUF2382 domain-containing protein, protein MLNRENIENLLTKGGNVVGSDGEKIGSIGQLYADDDTGEPTWVTVKTGLFGTSQSFVPVEGAHTQGDDLVVPYTKEHVKDAPRVDVDGHLTPEEEDRLYTHYDRGARTYSDARTDETRNDVDFQGDADLNAGTPTAGIDRDRDTSRGAVGHDTSGPNTDDAMTRSEEQLHVGTEREATSRARLRKYVTTENVTTTVPVQREEVRVEREPITDANRGAAMSGPAISEEEHEVTLHEERPVVEKEAVPVERVRLDKDVVQDDVTVNEEVRKEHIDADGVDRDARR, encoded by the coding sequence ATGCTCAACAGGGAAAACATTGAAAACCTGCTCACCAAGGGCGGCAACGTCGTGGGATCCGACGGCGAGAAGATAGGCTCCATCGGCCAGCTTTACGCAGACGACGACACCGGCGAGCCCACCTGGGTCACCGTCAAGACGGGCCTGTTCGGCACCTCACAGTCTTTTGTGCCGGTGGAAGGCGCCCACACGCAGGGCGATGACCTGGTGGTCCCTTACACCAAGGAACACGTCAAGGACGCCCCGCGGGTGGACGTGGACGGCCACCTCACCCCGGAGGAAGAGGACCGGCTGTACACGCACTACGACCGCGGCGCCCGGACCTACTCTGACGCCCGCACCGATGAAACCCGGAACGATGTGGACTTCCAGGGTGACGCGGACCTGAACGCCGGTACTCCTACGGCGGGAATTGACCGCGACCGCGACACCAGCCGCGGCGCCGTGGGCCACGATACCTCCGGCCCCAACACCGACGACGCCATGACGCGGTCCGAGGAGCAGCTCCACGTCGGCACCGAGCGCGAGGCCACCAGCCGCGCCAGGCTCCGCAAGTACGTCACCACCGAGAACGTCACCACGACCGTTCCCGTGCAGCGTGAGGAAGTCCGGGTGGAGCGCGAGCCCATCACCGACGCCAACCGCGGTGCCGCAATGTCCGGTCCGGCCATCAGCGAAGAGGAGCACGAGGTCACCCTCCACGAGGAGCGGCCGGTGGTGGAGAAGGAAGCCGTTCCGGTGGAACGGGTCCGGCTGGACAAGGATGTGGTGCAGGACGACGTCACGGTCAACGAGGAAGTCCGCAAGGAGCACATCGACGCGGACGGCGTGGACCGCGACGCGCGCCGCTAG